In Chroogloeocystis siderophila 5.2 s.c.1, a genomic segment contains:
- a CDS encoding universal stress protein — protein MTWLQKNCVLVPIDFSEESFAALEPAREFVQDPSQLHVLHVLSHLHPAEPGVVWETIDDETRIKHVQEALHERLKDSEYQGVHIGILVGDPSSRIIDYAQEINADLIVIPSHGRTGLSRFFLGSVAERVVRFAHCPVMVLRK, from the coding sequence ATGACTTGGTTACAAAAAAATTGTGTTCTAGTCCCAATCGATTTTTCTGAAGAATCCTTCGCCGCACTTGAACCAGCACGAGAATTTGTCCAAGATCCTTCTCAACTACACGTATTGCATGTTCTCTCTCATCTCCATCCTGCTGAACCAGGAGTTGTATGGGAAACGATAGATGATGAAACACGCATAAAACACGTGCAAGAAGCATTACATGAACGCTTGAAAGATTCAGAATATCAAGGAGTTCATATCGGTATTTTAGTCGGCGATCCTAGTTCTAGAATTATTGATTACGCTCAAGAAATTAATGCTGACTTAATAGTCATCCCCTCGCACGGACGGACTGGCTTAAGTCGTTTTTTTCTTGGTTCTGTAGCAGAAAGAGTCGTTCGATTTGCTCATTGTCCCGTGATGGTTTTGAGGAAATAA
- a CDS encoding alanine/glycine:cation symporter family protein yields the protein MRKYSLIRVLRKSPVFTVLLLLIVSGTALAAEETTADNGFVAGIDAVFSGLVDALSQVLFFSVAGLPFIVLWLIVGAVFFTLRMKFVNFRAFGHAISVVQGHYDNPAETGEVTHFQALSAALSATVGLGNIAGVAIAIQLGGPGAMFWMTIAGLLGMSSKFVECTLGQKYRLVSPDGTVSGGPMRYLSRGLGELGLRPLGRLLAGLFAVLCIGGSFGGGNMFQANQSYSAIAGVVPLFVGRSWLYGIILGAMVALVIIGGIRRIGGVAEKLVPAMCLIYVLAALWIILTNLPQVPAAFATIVREAFVPQAVTGGFIGVLVQGFRRASFSNEAGVGSAAIAHSAARTEEPIREGIVALLEPFIDTVIICNMTALVVVITGVYTDQTDSGVQLTNTAFASAISWFPIILSIAVFLFAFSTMISWSYYGERCWAYLFGDRSTMIYKVIFVIFVFIGSVVNLGAVLDFSDMMILSMAFPNILGCYLLSGKVSADLESYMKRLNTGQMPVYR from the coding sequence ATGAGAAAATATTCGCTTATAAGGGTACTGCGAAAATCTCCTGTATTTACAGTATTGTTGCTGCTGATTGTATCAGGAACAGCTTTAGCAGCCGAAGAGACAACAGCAGACAATGGCTTTGTTGCAGGAATTGATGCGGTTTTTTCTGGTTTGGTAGATGCACTATCGCAGGTACTGTTTTTCAGTGTTGCAGGTCTACCGTTTATCGTCTTATGGCTAATTGTCGGCGCAGTTTTTTTTACACTGCGCATGAAATTTGTCAACTTTCGGGCTTTTGGTCATGCGATCTCTGTTGTGCAAGGACATTACGACAATCCGGCGGAAACTGGAGAAGTTACTCACTTTCAAGCTTTATCCGCAGCACTTTCAGCAACAGTTGGGTTAGGAAATATTGCAGGGGTGGCGATCGCCATTCAATTGGGTGGTCCTGGCGCAATGTTTTGGATGACGATCGCGGGATTACTGGGAATGTCCAGTAAATTTGTTGAGTGTACGCTTGGTCAAAAATATCGCCTGGTATCACCTGATGGTACAGTCTCCGGCGGTCCAATGCGTTACTTATCACGCGGTTTGGGAGAACTTGGATTACGCCCCTTAGGAAGGCTGCTAGCTGGCTTGTTTGCGGTGTTATGTATTGGTGGCTCGTTTGGTGGCGGTAATATGTTTCAAGCCAACCAATCTTACTCGGCGATCGCTGGTGTGGTTCCCTTATTTGTGGGACGCAGCTGGCTTTATGGAATAATTCTAGGCGCAATGGTTGCTTTGGTAATTATTGGCGGTATTCGTCGTATCGGTGGAGTTGCTGAGAAGCTTGTCCCGGCAATGTGCTTGATTTACGTTTTAGCCGCGTTGTGGATTATTCTGACGAATTTACCGCAAGTTCCTGCTGCTTTTGCCACAATTGTGCGCGAAGCGTTTGTCCCGCAAGCCGTTACAGGCGGATTTATTGGAGTACTTGTCCAAGGATTTAGACGCGCATCTTTTTCTAACGAAGCTGGTGTTGGTTCAGCAGCGATCGCGCACTCCGCAGCGCGTACAGAGGAACCGATTCGCGAAGGAATCGTTGCTTTATTAGAACCATTTATTGACACTGTAATCATTTGCAATATGACGGCGTTAGTCGTTGTCATTACTGGTGTGTACACCGATCAAACCGATAGTGGGGTACAGCTTACAAATACGGCGTTTGCTTCAGCCATTAGTTGGTTTCCCATTATTCTGTCAATCGCTGTGTTTTTGTTTGCCTTCTCAACGATGATTTCTTGGAGTTACTACGGCGAACGTTGTTGGGCTTACTTGTTTGGCGATCGCTCTACAATGATTTACAAAGTTATCTTCGTCATTTTTGTCTTCATTGGGTCTGTTGTTAATTTGGGGGCGGTTCTCGACTTTAGCGATATGATGATTCTCTCTATGGCTTTTCCTAATATTCTGGGGTGCTACCTGTTATCTGGAAAAGTCTCAGCAGATTTAGAAAGCTATATGAAACGATTGAATACTGGACAAATGCCAGTTTATCGTTAA
- a CDS encoding SDR family NAD(P)-dependent oxidoreductase, which yields MTTALITGASAGIGAAFAQELAARKTNLVLVARSQTKLEQLATQLQTQYQIQVEIIPQDLTAPQAAQTVFDTLNSKSIAIDLLINNAGFGEYGDFLELDRERQLNMIQLNILALVDLTHLFLSQMRQRGSGNIINMSSVAAFQSMPYFSVYAATKSFILSFSEALWAENRKYGVRVIAVCPGPTDTNFFTDAEFPPILVNIAEKNYTSTKVVVREALAAIEQEHPVIVPGDLRNQILANIPRFLPREAITTFWKTVLGSRK from the coding sequence ATGACAACAGCTTTAATTACAGGTGCTTCTGCGGGGATTGGTGCGGCTTTTGCGCAAGAATTAGCTGCACGTAAGACAAATTTAGTGTTAGTAGCGCGATCGCAAACGAAACTTGAACAACTCGCAACACAACTACAAACACAATACCAAATTCAAGTAGAGATTATCCCTCAAGACTTGACCGCACCACAAGCAGCGCAAACTGTATTTGATACTCTCAACAGTAAGAGTATCGCCATCGACTTGTTAATCAACAACGCTGGCTTTGGGGAATACGGTGACTTTCTTGAACTTGATCGCGAAAGACAGTTAAATATGATACAGTTAAATATTCTGGCGCTCGTAGATTTGACACATCTATTCTTATCACAAATGCGGCAACGCGGTTCAGGCAATATTATTAATATGTCTTCGGTAGCGGCGTTTCAATCGATGCCTTACTTTAGTGTCTATGCTGCAACCAAGTCATTTATCCTGAGTTTTAGTGAAGCTTTGTGGGCAGAGAATCGTAAATACGGTGTTCGTGTCATCGCAGTTTGCCCTGGACCAACTGACACGAACTTTTTCACAGATGCAGAATTTCCGCCAATTTTAGTTAATATTGCCGAAAAAAATTACACTTCCACAAAAGTTGTTGTCCGTGAAGCTTTAGCGGCTATAGAACAAGAGCATCCTGTCATTGTTCCTGGAGATTTGCGAAACCAAATATTAGCCAATATCCCGCGATTTTTACCAAGAGAAGCTATTACAACTTTTTGGAAAACAGTTTTAGGAAGTAGAAAGTAA
- a CDS encoding photosystem II S4 domain protein produces MLPREELLKGVENRDSVAQVIDRAQQAIKTWEVVLTDFLSPPVLAETQQVFSRLTEVQMIAWGGYPQAERQRLAITRPEIPLDLSHVAVAALDISGNFLFDTATHRDFLGAMLGTGIVREKTGDIIVLGERGAQAIVVPELVEFLEMNLQQVRSVPVKLQRIELSELKIREPKKKELTTVEASLRLDAIASAGFGTSRSKMADMIDAGDVRVNWKEVTQASAQVKPGDLIAIRGKGRLEVGEVAVTKKERYRVQLTRYV; encoded by the coding sequence ATGCTACCGAGAGAAGAACTTTTAAAGGGTGTTGAAAACCGAGACAGTGTCGCACAGGTAATTGATCGAGCACAGCAGGCGATTAAAACTTGGGAAGTTGTGTTAACTGATTTTTTGTCTCCTCCAGTATTAGCGGAAACACAACAAGTTTTTAGCCGTTTAACTGAGGTACAAATGATCGCCTGGGGTGGATATCCGCAAGCAGAAAGGCAACGTCTGGCGATCACGCGTCCTGAAATACCACTGGATTTATCACACGTCGCTGTTGCGGCGCTTGATATTTCTGGGAATTTTTTATTTGATACCGCAACTCATCGCGATTTTTTGGGGGCAATGCTGGGTACTGGTATTGTTCGCGAGAAAACAGGTGACATTATTGTTTTGGGTGAACGTGGCGCACAAGCGATTGTTGTTCCTGAACTTGTCGAATTTTTAGAAATGAATCTTCAGCAAGTGCGTTCGGTTCCGGTAAAACTACAACGAATCGAGTTAAGTGAACTCAAGATTCGCGAACCTAAGAAAAAAGAACTAACAACGGTTGAAGCTTCTTTAAGGTTAGATGCGATCGCTTCCGCTGGCTTTGGCACTTCTCGCAGCAAAATGGCTGATATGATTGATGCTGGCGATGTGCGTGTTAACTGGAAAGAGGTAACTCAAGCAAGCGCACAAGTTAAACCTGGAGATTTAATTGCAATTCGTGGTAAAGGACGCCTAGAAGTCGGTGAAGTTGCTGTTACTAAAAAGGAACGCTACCGCGTGCAGTTGACTCGGTATGTATAA